From Astyanax mexicanus isolate ESR-SI-001 chromosome 16, AstMex3_surface, whole genome shotgun sequence, one genomic window encodes:
- the LOC111194734 gene encoding SH2 domain-containing protein 4A-like: MINRKPGMRRSLSTSSRDEIIRWFKEEQTLRVCLQQGESRVAPWFHGIITREEAEDLLKSGSAGSFLAQFQKTQHPQCPGAPAEALATPPSPSPPKRGTSKAAS, from the exons ATGATCAACAGGAAGCCAGGTATGCGCCGGTCGCTGTCGACGTCCAGCAGGGATGAAATTATTCGCTGGTTTAAAGAGGAGCAGACCCTCAGAGTTTGTTTACAGCAAGGCGAGAGTCGAGTTGCCCCCTGGTTTCATG gtattattactcgtgaggaggcggaggatttgctgaagtcaggcagcgctggaagcttcctg gcccagttccaaaagacacaacatcctcagtgtcctggagctccagctgaagcactggccactccaccttctccatccccacccaaaagag gtacttctaaggcagctagttga